The nucleotide window gtgagagagaaaaaaacgtgtgttgttttaagccaccaaatttgtggTAAATTGTTAATGTAGCCCTAGGGAACTaatatacctttttttaaaaaaaagattttatttattttttttagagaggggaagggagggagaaagagggagagaaacatcaatgtgtagttgcctcttgtatgctcccagctgagggcctggcctgcaaccagggaattgaactgacgaccaTTTGATTTGCAGGgtcagtgctcaacccactgagccacaccagccagggcctaatatACCTTAGGTGGAAGATGTTGAAGGTGATCTTAATGATTGTTAGTTGttctccaccttttttttttttttcagtttattggaTGTCATTTGACCTTATTTTGTTAATCCTGGTCATTGTGAATTTGTTTTGGTTCTGTGACCCATTGCAGTGATTTCCTTAGGATCTGTCTAGGGATGGAGTTGGGGATGGACCTTAACCCCTAAATCAAACCATTGTCCTCTGGTTTTTGAGTTCTGTTCACTTTTCAGTGTGTCAGTCTTctgtggggcctggctggggcttTTCTCCTGCTTTGCCTGCAATTGCCTTTGGCAGGTACTCTGCTTGTCTTTTCTAACCTGCAGACTAGGAAACCAGTGCTGAGTATAATCTTTAACTGTAACCTCAGGACTTGAGGTATCTGTTTGATGCTCAGAGGGCTTTTTTTGCTCCTGTCATCTTGGCAGGATTTCGGTTAGGTGAGCCGAGGAGCAGTGACACTCTGTAGTTAAATGCTTGTTAAGCAGGAAGCAGGCACACAACAGTGTGTGGTCCTTTGCAAGATACTGTGCAGAAGCTGAGATGCCAGGTGCTAACTGAGCAGTAGCCTAAAGCTTTGCTTCACCTGGTGGGGTCTGCAGACCTGGGGCTTGGGTGTGACCCGAGGCGGGGTAGAAGAGGAGAATTTGCAGAGCTATTTAAGCACTTAACACACAAGCCACAGGGGCTTGTTAGCCCGTTAGAGTCTAAAAAGGCTTTCTCTAAACCCCTCAGGCAGGTAGGGGACTTGGTGAGAGACCCAGTAGTCATTGCAGGCCAGGATGCAAACTCTTGGTCTTGTCTGACCAGAGGTGTGCACCCTAGGGCCCAACCCAGCAGGTCCCCTGGAAATTTAGGAGGGGATGAGTACTGGGTTGAGTTATCTCTTGCCTACTTTCTCTTGGTAGGTGTCAAGCTAGGGATGCAGTCCATTCCTATTGCCACCGCCTGTACCATTTACCATAAATTCTTCTGCGAGATCAACCTGGATGCCTATGACCCCTACTTAATCGCCATGTCTTCCCTTTACTTGGCTGGAAAAGTGGAAGAGCAACACCTGCGTACTCGTGACATCATCAATGTGTCCAACAGGTAACAGCTTCCTGGCCTAGGCATTTGGGAAGATGTCCTGGTGTCCACCCGAATGGGAGGGCAGAGAAGGGTCCCACTGTGCCCTGCCTTCCAGGTGCCAGCAGTCAAGCTTAGAAGGAAGCACCTGGGTGATCTTGAACCAGGGCTGGAAGCACTAGCAGCAGAAGCGTGGAAGGAGGAATCTGTGGGAAAGAAGCTTGGACTAGATTATGGGGAGCCTCAAAGGCCagatggagtggggagggggtgggtatgAAGAAGTCCCTGGAATCACAGtgttgggagggaggggtgtgtggcTGGGATAGAGGGAGCTGGGAGAAATGTGTTGGAGAAGGTTTGTCTGGAGGCTTAGACAGGACGGAATACACCATTTCGGTTCTGTGGGCCTTGCAGCTCAGCCCGTCATATAGGGGAGGGGGCAGACCCAGCTTGGCCATCATCTTATTTAGATGGTGAGAGAAACCCAGTGAGAGTTGCTAAGGAGCTTCTCTGGCCCTGGTGTTGGCACAGTGGTCAGTGGGTGGCACCCCTGGGTCCAAGGAACTGTGTTCCTGTTGGGGAAGGGTATAGGGGTCCAGCCAGCCAGACACGCTGCGTTGCGGCCTGCAGGAGAGTGATTTATGGAAAGTTACTGACTAACGGTGTGTCATAGCCTTTCCAAGAACTCTGATCATTagcaaagaaaactattttgcgctgtttcttttttaataaacaggTAACATAGaaaacactccccaccccctaaaAGCATGACAGGTTCATGGTGTACCTCAAAAGACTAAGAGTGAAAcaggagagggaagtgagggagggtgGCTGGAGTCCACCCATAGTTGCCAAGGCCGCAGCAGGGAGGACTGACAGGAGAGGAAATTGTATGGATCGCTAATTGGACATGGGGCCCCAGGTGGGGTTCTGTGGGAATTGGAAAACTAGTAATGAGCTAGGAAGGATGAGTCATCAGCAGAGAGTTTTGATTACTTGAGTGTGAATTCTGTTTTTGTACATCTTGGTTGGTGATCCTGCATATGCGAGAGTGTTGCAGACATGTATGGTgtaaaaaaaaggacagaatgacctggaaagaaggaaagacagtTTGGGAAATTCTAAGCTGAAATACATTTACTCTCCTGAACACATCATCCCTATGATGTGTGAAGACCTTCCTTGTGCCCAGAGCGAGAACCCTGGGCATTGCCATCCCAGGTGCTAAAAACTGTCCCCAATGCCAGGCTGGCTGTAACAGGAAACACAGCTGACTTGGCCTGCCAGAGCTTCCACTTCCTCTGGAGGAATTGCAAAGAGCCTGTCTTTACACTGTCTTGCTGAGTGATATGGGACTAAAACTAGAAGTTGGCTTCTTTGCTCtgtcagttattatttttatcctgtaCATTAGACATATAGATGAAGAATGGTTTATAAAAACAcaagtagagccctggctggatggttcacttggttggagtgttgtcctgtacaccaaatggttgcaggcttgatccccGGTCAGAGGGGGCCAGAGGGTGTGTACGAAACGGAGGCAGCTGATCGGTGTTTCTCCCACATGCTCGCTCGCTCACTCGCTCACTCGctcgctctctccccctccccactctccctctcctccataccacctccctccctctccttctctcttcctctcccccgctttctaaaatcaatgaacatatccttggtgaGGACTTTTTAAGAAGTAGAATGACACTATGTTAATTGTATGGCAGAAGGACATTGGGGTTTATATCTTGACATCAGGTGACTTCAGGGGCTCCTCAGGGCCACCTCTCTGGCTGCTGTGAGCATTGCCATTTCTCTGCACAGGTACTTCCACCCAGGCAGCGAACCCTTGGAGCTGGACTCCCGGTTCTGGGTGCTCCGGGACAGCATCGTGCAGTGTGAGCTCCTTGTGCTGAGGGTGCTGCGTTTCCAAGTCTCCTTTCAGCACCCACACAAGGTATGGACCTCTTTGTCCTTTATACCAAAAGTGCCTCCATCTAATCTTTGAGAGCACATGGGGGACATAGgaagagcagggccacagctggaCAACCAGGTGGCACACAGTGACTGGCTCAGGTGGCCTCTCTTGTCCCACTCTAGGAGTTTTCTCAGGTTCTGCCTTTCTGCCTGCTCAGCTGTGGCCACAGGTCGGGATCCATGTGACCCCCCGAAGCCCTTGCAGATCCTGTGACCCACATAGATTCTGTGCTCAGTGAGCCATGGGGAAACACGGCTGGTTTCCTGACCTGCCAGTTTCTGTCCCTGAGAGTTGCTGCTCTGTCTCGGAGCTCTCATCCAGTTCAGTTTTGCTTAGAATTAGAAACCCATGAGAAAAGCCAGGTCACTCGAGTTAAATAGCACACTTTTGACTGCTAGGAAGGAACTCGTAAGTCCCAACAGAAGCGCTGTCTCACACAGCCACAAAAAGAACCCATTAAACCCTTAAGGCACTTGGAAATTGtggcctgtgggggtggggggagtttaTAAAGCTCTCTGCCaggattattatttctttttaattgaattttcatTGAGGCAAGTGTAGATGTACAAGCACTTAGGGAAAGTAACAAAGACATCCTGTTTAAGATAAAGACTTTGCCCAGTCTCTGGGAAtggaaacattttgtaaagttGATACAGTGTAGCTGCTAGGGTGCAGCTTGGCTACAGTGTCTCTGGTTCCTGGAGTGCTTGGGCATGACTTGTACTGTGCTCGTGccatatgaaataattttaagacttgCGTGCCATGGTGGCATCTCAGTTAACTATAAAACAACTCCATCACCTCAGGGGCCCCTTGTGTTGCCCTTTTTCATAATGTCACCCCTCCCAAACCACTGACGTGCTCCCGGAAACCCCTGGCAGAGATTTCGAAGGTGATTTTAAAACAGTTGTGTGTTCCTGTGCTGGCTTGATGCAGGCAAGGCAGGCTCTGTGGGGCAGTCACAGAGCAGAGTCTGGGGAAGGACAGCACACACCGGGAGTGGGGCCCACTGACCTTTCCCTTCCGTAGGGCTTAGGGCAGGCTTAAAGCAGAGGGTGAAGCCCCTCCTCCACAGGTGCTAGAGCCCCACGCATGAGTGTTCACACCTGTTGAGTAGGCTTTCTAGTGTGTTCAGTTGATCAGGAGATTCACACAAAGCAGCTGTCTTCCCAGACAGACAGCTGAGCTGGAAGGTCATTTGTGAAGTGTTTACAGCCACCAGTGCTATTGCAAAATGTAGTCACCGGTCTCTGAAAGCAGGCACCCTAGCACCGGCTGGCTCCCAGCCTCAGCCTGGGCATACGGCACTGTGTTCTGTTCTTCAGATAAAGATGCTGTTCCTGGAGCTTATgtttggggaggggcagggtgatTGCTGACAGTGGCCAGTGCAGGACCATGTGGTGGAGGGGGATTTCCACGGGGATGGCCATCAAGAGTGGCCCAGGTGGGGATcaggagcagggcctggaggacAAGAGTGGGTGGGCACATAGGGATTGGGGAAGGAGTGGGGATTTCAGGCAGAGGGTGTGAGTGCTAGAGCCCTGAGGAGGAGCGAACCTGGTCCATCAAACACAGCAAAGGGGAGTAGGGTGTGGGCAATGAGGCTGAGAGGGAAACTGGGCTTGGGTGCCAGTGGAAGGTGCTGGGGCTTTTTTCTAGGTGATACAGGGCACCATTGGAGAGTTTGAACAGGAGGTAACTGGATTCAAATTCTGTTTTATATACATCAAGACAGCTTATGGGAGAGTGGCTGGCAGGCAGAGAGGAACCACAGTGCCTCACAGTGAGGAGGCGGGTGACTAGGGGCCAGAGCCCCGAAAGCCAACTGGCTGACTGGCTTGTCTTTGCAGTACCTGCTCCACTACCTGATTTCCCTCAAGAACTGGCTGAATCGTTACAGCTGGCAGCGGACCCCCATCTCTGTCACTGCCTGGGCCCTGTTGCGGGACAGCTACCATGGCGGGCTGTGCCTTCGGTTCCGGGCTCAGCATATAGCTGTGGCAGTGCTCCATCTGGCCCTGCAGGTGTATGGGGTTGAGGTGCCCGCCGAGGCGGAGGCCGAGAAGCCGTGGTGGCAGGTGAGGTGATGCTCAGTACACTGGCATGTGTCCCCTTCCTTTGCCTAAGGACCTTCACAAGTCTCTGTACCTGGGTGTTCATGTTCCTTTCTAGTAATTAACCGTAAGAGAGGTGAGGGCTACCTGGGAATATTGAAGCTTGAAAATACCCTGTAATTTCTAAGCCTAAGGCAGAGATTTTCCCCCTTGGCATTGTGGACACTTGGGGCTGGGTCATTCTCTGTGGTGGGGCATCCTGCACAGTGTAGGGTGTGGAGCAGCATCAGTCCACCCACTCAGAGCCAGGGGCAGCTTCCCTGCTAGTCATGACAACCAAACATTTCTCTTGATATTGCTGTGTGTCCCAGAGTAGGGTTCCCCTCCCAGCTGAGAACTGCTGAGCTCAGACAAACACTTTTATTGAATCGAGTGGGAGCTTGTCATAGTTCAGAGATTAAGAAACCTGGCTTCATGGAAGAAGTAGAGGGGGTGCTCTAAAAAGAGGGGTGGAGGATAGATAGTACATAGATGGTagagataggtaggtaggtaggtaaagATGGATGTGTGGATGTATTAGATGATAGGTAGGTAGATCGATGataaatggatgggtggatgaatagATTAGGTAGACGATAGGTAGGTAGAGAGAGATGAGGTTGACAATTGATAAATTCCTGTCTCCCCTAGACCTACAGAATGCAAAGTGCAGTTTGTAGATACTGAGTTGAAATCTGTCCATCAGAAGGGCTGTGCTCAAGGACTTCTGCAGTCTTGTCAGATTTTCCCTGAGTAGTCCCATTGTTTCAAAATGGGATTTTGagatcattttgttttttctttcccatacTCAAAGTTTGCCATTCCTTTCTTCATGAAATGTTATTGCCTAGCCTTGTCCTAGGATGAGGTTCTATTGTAAGCAGAATTTCAGGTAGCTGAAGGTCTCTTCTTTTGGTACATCCCTGCTCCTCCACAAACTCACAGTGACCAGAAATCTTctaaatgtgtcatttatttcccTGAAGGGAATgtgcccctttctccctctccccttctgtaGCTCTTAGCTTAAGTGGTGCCTCCGCCTTTCCTGACACTCCCTCCCCCAGTCTGCTTGCCCTCCATGGGAGAGCTCAGCCTTTCCTGCCTTTTGCTGTGCTGGCCTTTATTGTCTGTCCaatccccaccaccccccactcgCCAAACCGTAAGCACCTGGAGGCCAGGGGTCTTGTCTGCTTGATCAACTGCCCCATGCCCAGTGCCTACACCTGGCGTGTAGTAGGTGCTCACATATGTGAATAAATGCATCCATGCCCGGGTCTTGGGCCACATGAATCCCCCAGCAGCATGGGGATGAAGGGGCATCTGTGTGGACAGAAATTATTGCTCCGTGCTGGGGCATCTAAGGGAGTTCCAGATCATGTGCCTGCAGTGCCCCTGCTCTGTTGGAGCTGCCACTTCCTGGCCCTGCTCTACGAGGGCATCTAATGGGCATGGAGGCCCCAGTCCCTTGGGTGCTTGGATCCGCAGTGTTGTCACTGGTTTCCCATTGTCCCTGACAGCTGTCCTCTGTGTCTGCCTTCTCTTCACCTGCTCCTGAACTTCACGGGGTGCCACTGTATCGTCTCTGCTTGACACTCTCATCCCTTGTGAGATCACAGTGCCAGGAAGCAGTGCCACCATGAGCTTGTTTTCCAGGCACCACCGACTTAACCAGTACTTCTCACACCTGGGAAGAACGGCTTCTTTGGGGGTGGCGTGCTCACATTCATGCAGCTCTTCGCCTTTTCTGGATGGCTCTGGGCCTTTGGCACTGGGGGAATCCAGAATCCAGACACCTTTTGAACTCATGGCAGGCCTTTGCGCCAAGCCCTGTTGAGCCTCTGAGTCCATGAGGCACCGCCTGTAAATCAGTAGCATGTTGTAGAGTGTGTCAGTTTCTGTCCTCTTTAacgctgaatactattccatggTCTGGATGGACCATGTTGTGTTTGTCCAGCTGTACACAGAGCAACACCTGGGTTGATTGCAGTTTTCGGCCCGAACCACTTTTTAATGGTCACTTCTTGGTTTGGGGTCTCCAGGAGCACACACGTAGTGGATACAGACAAGCCCATATTTCTGAGGTATTTGTTTTCcacctggagcccagggtgagatGGGCAACCTTCCTGAGCCAGGGCTCAGGGGGTGTTCATGTCACTGTTTCCCACCTGAGGTGC belongs to Phyllostomus discolor isolate MPI-MPIP mPhyDis1 chromosome X, mPhyDis1.pri.v3, whole genome shotgun sequence and includes:
- the CCNQ gene encoding cyclin-Q, with translation MAGGSGASGRGPMEGIGLDCYGGGDAARGALGWAAPEARVHFRVTRFIMEAGVKLGMQSIPIATACTIYHKFFCEINLDAYDPYLIAMSSLYLAGKVEEQHLRTRDIINVSNRYFHPGSEPLELDSRFWVLRDSIVQCELLVLRVLRFQVSFQHPHKYLLHYLISLKNWLNRYSWQRTPISVTAWALLRDSYHGGLCLRFRAQHIAVAVLHLALQVYGVEVPAEAEAEKPWWQVFSDDLTKPTIDNIVCNLIQIYTMDTEIP